In the Caballeronia sp. M1242 genome, CCGATGGCATCGAAGCGGTCGCGATCGTCACGCCGAATCACTTGCATGCGCCGATTGCGACGGCGTTTCTGGAAGCCGGCATCCACGTGATCTGCGACAAGCCGCTCGCGGTATCGCTCGCTGAAGGCGAGGCGTTGGCGAAGCTCGCGCAGGAGAAGAATCGCGTGTTCGCGGTGACGTACACGTACACCGGCTATCCGCTCGTGCGCCATGCGCGCGCGCTGGTGCGGGATGGCGCGCTCGGCGATATCCGCGTCGTGCAGGTGGAGTATGCGCAGGACTGGCTGTCGATGCCCGTCGAGACGCAGGCGAACCGGCAGGCCGCGTGGCGCACCGATCCGGCGCTCGCGGGCCCGGCCGGTTGTCTCGGCGATATCGGCACGCATGCGTATCAGTTGGCGGAGTATGTGACGGGCATGCGGCCTTCGGCGTTGTCGGCGGAAGTGACGACGTTCGTGCCGGGACGACGCGTCGACGATCACGTGCAGGCGATGCTGCGTTATGCGAACGGCGCGCGCGGCATGCTGTGGGCGAGTCAGGTCGCGGCGGGCGAGGAGAACGCGCTGCGGCTGCGCGTGTATGGCACGAAGGCCGGTTTGATGTTCGATCAGCAAGCGCCTAACGAACTGTGGTTCACGCCGGTCGGGGGCGTGTCGCAGCGGATTACGCGCGGGCGTGTGGAAAGCGCGGAAGCGCAGCATGCGACGCGCGTGCCCGCCGGGCATCCGGAGGGGTATATCGAAGCGTTCGCGCAGGTTTATGCGGATGCCGCGGGGTGTATTGCGCGAGGGACCACGCAGGGCGACGAGTGGCTTACCACTGTGGAGGATGGGGTCGCGGGGTTGAGGTTTGTGGAGGCGGTGTTGAGGAGTAGTGCGGGGGAGGGGGAGTGGGTGAGGGTGGAGTAGAGGGGGCGTGTCCGATATCGACATCCTTAAGCTGCCCCCGCGGCAGCGAAGTGAGCGGGGTTTTCCTTTTCTCTTGCATACGTTTCAAAGCTGCCTCGGACACAAGGAGGCGGACAGGCTTGCATCCGGTTCGCTGAGGCGAGGCGCATGCTGCGGCCCGCCGCATCGACGATCTCGGCGACGTATCCGAGCGGGTCGTAGGCAATCGTCGTCGCGTGTCCGGTTGGGTCGACTACGCGTACGAGCTAGTCGACGCGCCAGTAGCCATCATCGTGCAGTCCATGCGAGGGACAAAACGACAGGCCGTTGTGATCCGTATGGCGCACCATCAAACGCTCGCCGCCATATCCAAATCAGTACGGCGCATGGAGCGCATCGTAGAGCGCGACCCAGCTACAAGTTAAGAGCCGCCTTCAAGGCTCTTGGTGTTGGCGCGCAGCGGGAGGGGATTAGCGTGCCCGCATCGAGCGCGAAGTCCCGCGTCGACCGTCGCGTCGTCCCGGCTCATCTGCGCGAAGCACTCGCTCACATGCGCCTGCCTTCGACCGACAGAAAGCCATCTCGATCGACTTCGGCCAACTCGGCGGCTTGCGCGTAGCGTTCAGCGGCGTGCGGGTAGTCGGCTTGCATCCAGTAGACAGAGACTTCGCCGAACAGGCCGTTGATGACGAGCTTGTTGCCTGCTTCGTGGTTCGCCTGAACGGCCTCCCGCCCGGCGTGCGTCGCCTCTTCGTAAGCGGATAAGGCGAGCTGCGGCGAATTCCACTCCCTCAGTTGATTCTTTGCGCGAACTCCCCCCAGCACGCCGAGCGCCGGTGAGGCAGTGAAGATAGGGATAGGGACTTTTCGCGTTCCCTTGGATTATCGTCCTAGCATGCGCTTCAGCCTTTCAAAGAACTCCCTACAAGCTTCCGCTTCGTCGGGATACGACCGCTCTTCGGTGCGCTGACCGCGCTCGCTATAAAAGATCCTCCAAGTGTTTCCATCATGAATCAAACAGAGCGATTGGTCTGATACTTCATCAAGTGAATAACTGTCCTTAGGAAAGTCAGTTGATTTCAATACTTTAACTAGTTCTTGTTTATCCACAATTACTCTTTACCTCCGCAAGTGACCAGAATCGATGAGCTCCTGTACTGACCGTGGCAGAAGATATTGAATTCCTCCGCCCAGCTCGCCAAACCATGCAGCAATCTTGCTCGCTTTTACTTCCTCTATAGGCTTGACTACCTTGTAGGCGTAATAGGGTTTGGTGACATCGGTTCCTGGCGGCAAGGCTCGCATCGGGTATGGCGTCCCTATCGGTGATGTGTAACTACCTCCCGGATAGCCATAACAATCGATAAGCGTTCCCGGCTTTAAGGTGATAGTGCTAACGGGCCCTGATGCGCCATCATTGGGCGGCCAATGCGGAACAATCTCATTAGTTAAGCCCGTAGGATCGATCCACCCGAACGTATTTGGCGCAAACTGATAAGGATTAACGCCGCCCTGCAGGCCGATCGGATCTTGCGAAATGAACCGTCCGGTGTTGGGATCAAAGTACCGATGCCTGTTGTAATGTAATCCAGATTCCTGATCGTAATACTGCCCCTGCAACCGAATCGGCTGATCGATCGTCTCGGTCGCGGCGTAATCGACGCCACCGGTGACACCATAATGCGCCTCCCATGCGATCTCGCCGTCACCTGAACGCAATTTCACCGGCGCGCCGTTCACATCGTTCTGGTAATAGAACGTACGAACGGCTATCGCGCCAGCCCC is a window encoding:
- a CDS encoding Gfo/Idh/MocA family protein, yielding MRRVRLGMVGGGEGAFIGAVHRMAARLDDRYELLAGALSSDPQRAAASAAAIGLPRSYDDYREMARVEASRADGIEAVAIVTPNHLHAPIATAFLEAGIHVICDKPLAVSLAEGEALAKLAQEKNRVFAVTYTYTGYPLVRHARALVRDGALGDIRVVQVEYAQDWLSMPVETQANRQAAWRTDPALAGPAGCLGDIGTHAYQLAEYVTGMRPSALSAEVTTFVPGRRVDDHVQAMLRYANGARGMLWASQVAAGEENALRLRVYGTKAGLMFDQQAPNELWFTPVGGVSQRITRGRVESAEAQHATRVPAGHPEGYIEAFAQVYADAAGCIARGTTQGDEWLTTVEDGVAGLRFVEAVLRSSAGEGEWVRVE